Proteins found in one Bacillus subtilis subsp. subtilis str. 168 genomic segment:
- the ygaO gene encoding putative integral inner membrane protein (Evidence 3: Putative function from multiple computational evidences; PubMedId: 15849754, 16850406; Product type m: membrane component) produces the protein MSMKTKAAFHLVLFGLACWALISYFEASEGIASFFGTKSGGMVFDLNLTPFILFVAASAVYLYLQKKSRPARKQLLLPDEFEEQDEREQMMTAKACRASYIAVYFSLPAAAVLLIFYPLFQSRIPFFPIIIVFIIMIIQHLSYVISFKKNEKNSGAL, from the coding sequence ATGAGCATGAAAACAAAAGCAGCTTTTCACCTTGTTTTATTTGGCCTTGCATGCTGGGCGCTGATTTCATACTTTGAAGCCTCAGAAGGCATAGCATCTTTTTTCGGCACAAAGAGCGGCGGGATGGTATTTGATTTAAACCTCACTCCCTTTATTCTGTTTGTTGCGGCGTCTGCGGTTTATTTGTACTTACAGAAAAAAAGCCGCCCTGCCAGAAAGCAGCTACTTCTGCCTGATGAGTTTGAAGAGCAGGATGAAAGAGAGCAGATGATGACGGCAAAAGCATGTCGCGCGTCATATATCGCTGTCTACTTCTCGCTGCCTGCCGCAGCGGTTCTTCTCATTTTTTATCCGCTATTTCAATCGCGCATTCCGTTTTTCCCTATTATTATTGTGTTTATCATCATGATCATCCAGCACCTTTCCTACGTCATCTCTTTCAAGAAAAACGAAAAAAACTCCGGCGCGCTGTAA
- the ygzD gene encoding putative HTH-type transcriptional regulator (Evidence 3: Putative function from multiple computational evidences; Product type r: regulator) has product MKNKVKELRARFGYSQEKLGETVGVTRQTVAAIEKGDYVPSLLLALKICKAFSMKMEDVFWLEEEN; this is encoded by the coding sequence ATGAAAAATAAAGTAAAAGAGCTGAGGGCACGCTTCGGCTATTCTCAGGAAAAACTCGGAGAAACGGTCGGCGTCACAAGACAGACTGTGGCAGCGATTGAAAAAGGCGATTATGTTCCCTCACTGCTGTTAGCACTGAAAATCTGCAAAGCCTTCTCCATGAAAATGGAGGATGTCTTTTGGTTAGAGGAGGAAAACTAA
- the yhzB gene encoding hypothetical protein (Evidence 4: Unknown function but conserved in other organisms) yields the protein MNIKLDSVITERAAGLHAAAVIYENIEVGSSPQMLKGRLRLFQESLFFDYADGGISDESFVKEWQKLFKQLNPSFEGETTPMEDMLVPISKEQFMESKDSAHDTIDFFALKYSLPIMIYDAGKLHEPVRISLGEKENILLFSDENGIFGDFKNSVNHYPVSNETKNMLQIIFFPPSIEKSSAVNLLSSLTKMFEQIHGGTHTVHWLT from the coding sequence GTGAATATCAAACTTGATTCTGTTATTACTGAACGTGCGGCCGGCTTACATGCAGCTGCTGTCATTTATGAGAATATCGAAGTCGGCTCCTCACCGCAAATGCTGAAAGGCAGACTCCGCCTGTTTCAAGAATCCTTGTTTTTCGACTATGCGGACGGCGGTATATCCGATGAATCCTTCGTCAAGGAATGGCAGAAACTCTTTAAACAGCTTAACCCTTCATTTGAGGGAGAAACAACCCCAATGGAGGACATGCTGGTCCCGATATCCAAGGAACAATTCATGGAAAGTAAAGACTCGGCCCATGACACAATCGATTTTTTCGCATTAAAATATTCTCTGCCTATTATGATTTATGATGCCGGAAAGCTTCATGAGCCGGTCCGGATCTCATTGGGAGAAAAAGAAAACATACTGCTTTTCTCTGATGAAAACGGCATTTTTGGCGATTTCAAAAACAGCGTCAACCACTATCCCGTTTCAAACGAGACTAAGAATATGCTGCAAATCATTTTTTTCCCGCCATCGATTGAGAAAAGCAGCGCTGTTAACCTCTTATCATCATTAACGAAAATGTTTGAACAAATTCACGGCGGCACCCATACAGTACATTGGCTTACGTAA
- the queG gene encoding epoxyqueuosine reductase (Evidence 1a: Function from experimental evidences in the studied strain; PubMedId: 8830270, 21502530, 26230193, 27638883, 28128549; Product type e: enzyme): MNVYQLKEELIEYAKSIGVDKIGFTTADTFDSLKDRLILQESLGYLSGFEEPDIEKRVTPKLLLPKAKSIVAIALAYPSRMKDAPRSTRTERRGIFCRASWGKDYHDVLREKLDLLEDFLKSKHEDIRTKSMVDTGELSDRAVAERAGIGFSAKNCMITTPEYGSYVYLAEMITNIPFEPDVPIEDMCGSCTKCLDACPTGALVNPGQLNAQRCISFLTQTKGFLPDEFRTKIGNRLYGCDTCQTVCPLNKGKDFHLHPEMEPDPEIAKPLLKPLLAISNREFKEKFGHVSGSWRGKKPIQRNAILALAHFKDASALPELTELMHKDPRPVIRGTAAWAIGKIGDPAYAEELEKALEKEKDEEAKLEIEKGIELLKASGMTKQGLS, translated from the coding sequence ATGAACGTTTATCAGCTCAAAGAAGAATTAATTGAATACGCGAAAAGCATTGGCGTAGACAAGATTGGTTTTACGACCGCTGATACTTTTGACAGTTTAAAAGACCGTTTGATTCTTCAAGAATCACTCGGCTATCTCTCCGGCTTTGAAGAGCCAGATATCGAAAAAAGGGTGACGCCGAAGCTTCTTTTGCCGAAAGCGAAATCAATAGTGGCAATTGCTCTCGCATATCCTTCCAGAATGAAGGATGCGCCGAGAAGCACGAGAACTGAGCGCAGGGGCATTTTTTGCAGAGCTTCCTGGGGAAAAGACTATCATGATGTGCTGAGGGAAAAGCTTGATCTGCTGGAGGATTTTCTAAAAAGCAAGCATGAGGATATCAGAACGAAGTCAATGGTTGATACAGGTGAATTGTCTGATCGCGCCGTTGCGGAACGTGCCGGAATCGGATTCAGTGCGAAAAACTGTATGATCACAACACCCGAGTATGGCTCTTATGTGTATTTGGCGGAAATGATCACAAATATCCCTTTTGAGCCTGATGTGCCGATTGAAGATATGTGCGGGTCCTGCACGAAATGCTTGGACGCCTGCCCAACGGGAGCACTGGTTAATCCCGGGCAGCTTAATGCGCAGCGCTGCATCTCTTTTCTGACCCAGACAAAAGGATTTTTGCCTGATGAATTCCGGACAAAAATCGGAAACCGCCTGTACGGGTGCGATACGTGCCAAACGGTATGCCCTCTCAATAAAGGGAAGGATTTTCATCTTCATCCGGAAATGGAGCCTGATCCTGAGATTGCCAAACCGTTATTGAAGCCGCTTTTGGCCATCAGCAATCGGGAATTTAAGGAGAAATTCGGGCATGTCTCAGGTTCTTGGCGCGGAAAAAAACCGATTCAGCGAAACGCCATTCTCGCGCTTGCCCATTTTAAGGATGCTTCCGCACTGCCTGAATTGACGGAACTGATGCACAAGGATCCGCGTCCTGTCATCAGGGGGACAGCCGCATGGGCAATCGGAAAAATCGGAGACCCCGCCTACGCGGAAGAGCTTGAAAAAGCGCTGGAAAAAGAGAAGGATGAAGAGGCAAAGCTGGAAATTGAAAAAGGAATTGAGTTGCTAAAAGCTTCAGGCATGACTAAACAAGGCCTGTCCTGA
- the yhbB gene encoding hypothetical protein (Evidence 4: Unknown function but conserved in other organisms), whose translation MAGGVSLKYILEQLAEERLGFLVNGHAMRQESQVGDLKVMERKKKLLEKRKVDIIKAKAKAVINHVRVEDDGTTCLSYTIHYEYVCKEQDDSLYIEEHIEERMAFLYDHILISDQEIAKKPAGFHEGTSIIDYSEAEEEREAFGRAFQYDRLGAVQYAEKFWNKRNPAYKNFSDNCTNFISQCLHAGGAPMRGHPNRGSGWWMKQSSWSYSWTVAHSMKMYLSNSKAGLRAVRVKSAEELMPGDVICYDFEGDGRFNHTTIVVAKDKGNMPLVNAQTYDSRMRYWSYEDSTAYTPSIRYAFFHIVDDTTKE comes from the coding sequence ATGGCGGGTGGGGTGAGCTTGAAGTACATTTTAGAACAATTAGCGGAGGAGCGGCTGGGCTTTCTGGTTAACGGGCATGCTATGAGACAGGAGTCTCAAGTCGGAGACCTTAAAGTCATGGAGCGTAAGAAAAAGCTTCTGGAAAAACGTAAAGTTGACATCATAAAAGCGAAAGCAAAGGCCGTGATTAATCATGTGCGGGTTGAGGATGACGGAACGACCTGCCTTTCGTATACCATCCATTACGAATACGTGTGTAAGGAACAAGATGACAGCTTGTATATAGAAGAGCACATAGAGGAGCGAATGGCTTTCCTGTATGATCACATTTTGATTAGTGATCAGGAAATTGCGAAAAAGCCGGCTGGATTTCATGAAGGGACCAGTATTATTGACTATTCTGAAGCTGAAGAGGAAAGAGAAGCGTTTGGCAGGGCTTTTCAATACGATCGTCTCGGCGCTGTCCAATATGCCGAGAAATTTTGGAACAAGCGCAATCCTGCTTATAAAAATTTCAGCGATAACTGTACAAATTTTATTTCTCAGTGTCTTCATGCAGGAGGCGCGCCGATGCGCGGTCATCCGAACAGGGGATCAGGCTGGTGGATGAAACAAAGCTCATGGAGCTACAGCTGGACGGTGGCTCACTCTATGAAAATGTATTTGTCGAATTCAAAGGCCGGACTGCGTGCGGTGCGGGTGAAATCAGCGGAAGAACTGATGCCGGGCGATGTGATTTGCTATGACTTCGAAGGAGACGGCCGGTTTAATCATACAACGATTGTCGTGGCAAAGGACAAAGGCAATATGCCGCTTGTCAACGCCCAGACTTATGACAGCAGGATGAGGTATTGGTCATATGAGGATTCTACGGCATACACGCCGTCAATACGATATGCCTTTTTTCATATCGTTGATGATACGACAAAAGAGTAA
- the trmL gene encoding tRNA (cytidine(34)-2'-O)-methyltransferase (Evidence 2a: Function from experimental evidences in other organisms; PubMedId: 12682299, 20855540; Product type e: enzyme) produces the protein MNIVALHVVLYQPEIPANTGNIARTCAATNTTLHLIRPLGFSTDDKMLKRAGLDYWEFVNVVYHDSLEELFEAYKKGKFFFITKFGQQPHTSFDYTDLDEDYFFVFGRETSGLPKDLIQNNMDRCLRLPMTEHVRSLNLSNTAAILVYEALRQQNYRDLK, from the coding sequence GTGAACATTGTGGCATTACATGTCGTTTTATATCAACCAGAAATTCCCGCTAACACAGGGAATATTGCACGTACTTGTGCAGCAACCAATACAACGCTACACCTGATTCGTCCGCTCGGCTTTTCAACGGATGATAAAATGCTGAAGCGTGCCGGACTCGATTATTGGGAGTTTGTTAACGTTGTGTATCATGATTCGTTAGAAGAATTGTTTGAGGCATATAAAAAAGGCAAGTTTTTCTTTATTACAAAATTTGGCCAGCAGCCTCATACATCATTTGATTACACTGATCTTGACGAGGATTATTTCTTCGTGTTCGGAAGAGAAACAAGCGGTTTGCCAAAGGATTTAATTCAAAATAATATGGACCGCTGCCTGCGTCTTCCGATGACAGAGCATGTCAGATCGTTAAATCTGTCCAATACTGCCGCGATTCTTGTTTATGAAGCGCTGCGCCAGCAAAATTACCGTGATTTAAAATAG
- the yhbD gene encoding putative sporulation-related protein (Evidence 3: Putative function from multiple computational evidences; Product type f: factor): MLCFVFGLNNVTVLCYNVPIKGAGLMEEQLISKKELLERTSISYGQLYRWKRKNLIPEEWFIRKSTFTGQETFFPREEILKRISMIQKMKENLSLDEMREMLSPKMKDVSMTADELLHKGLVSRPALEAYSEDGGSPVFSSSDLLSLFVLEGLLQSGNVSLAEAKMAAEVLKKHDTEEIEKQTELIVLRKLGVTTCFIAAAADSILFESSVKVVERVDLLKASEELKTTFMQEGHQWM; this comes from the coding sequence ATGCTTTGTTTCGTTTTTGGGCTTAACAACGTAACAGTGTTATGTTACAATGTACCCATCAAAGGAGCTGGACTTATGGAAGAACAATTAATCTCTAAAAAAGAATTACTTGAAAGAACATCGATTTCATACGGTCAGCTGTATCGATGGAAGCGGAAAAACTTAATACCTGAGGAATGGTTTATTCGTAAATCCACATTTACAGGGCAAGAGACGTTTTTTCCGAGAGAGGAGATTTTAAAACGTATATCAATGATTCAAAAGATGAAAGAAAATTTGTCTTTGGATGAAATGAGGGAAATGCTGTCGCCGAAAATGAAGGATGTCAGCATGACCGCTGATGAATTGCTTCATAAAGGTTTGGTTTCAAGGCCTGCTCTTGAAGCCTATTCAGAAGACGGAGGAAGTCCGGTTTTTTCATCCAGCGATTTGCTTTCGCTGTTTGTGCTTGAGGGCCTGCTGCAGTCTGGAAATGTCAGCCTTGCAGAAGCAAAAATGGCTGCAGAGGTATTAAAGAAGCATGATACTGAAGAGATTGAAAAACAGACGGAGCTGATTGTGCTCCGCAAGCTCGGTGTCACAACTTGTTTTATAGCGGCTGCGGCGGACAGCATTTTGTTTGAATCATCCGTAAAGGTTGTGGAACGGGTAGATTTATTAAAAGCTTCAGAGGAATTAAAAACAACATTTATGCAGGAGGGCCATCAATGGATGTAG
- the yhbE gene encoding conserved protein involved in sporulation (Evidence 4: Unknown function but conserved in other organisms; PubMedId: 12562816, 20617312; Product type cp: cell process), whose product MDVVEKLVINGSGSSKGGTFQSVEINGSGTVAGDVECDTFSFNGNGKADGSVKAKAVTISGSGKIHGDVEAESIRMNGTGFIQGEVSAKQLKIAGSSTFGGTVKADGIDISGKAVMEADCETETFQSEGKCKISGLLNADQVIIKLSAGESYAREIGCRHLQVTCRKGMLTLLRLMPQPVLTAELIEGDVIELTNTKAKTVRGNKVIIGPDCQIETVEYSGDYTCDPSASVETSTKL is encoded by the coding sequence ATGGATGTAGTGGAAAAGCTGGTGATAAATGGATCAGGAAGTTCTAAGGGAGGAACATTTCAATCAGTTGAGATTAATGGCAGCGGGACAGTGGCCGGGGACGTGGAGTGTGACACTTTTTCTTTTAATGGAAACGGAAAAGCGGACGGCAGCGTCAAAGCGAAAGCGGTAACTATCAGCGGTTCAGGAAAGATACATGGAGACGTTGAAGCAGAATCTATCCGGATGAATGGCACTGGTTTTATTCAAGGAGAGGTATCTGCAAAACAATTGAAAATCGCTGGATCATCAACATTTGGCGGCACTGTCAAGGCTGATGGAATTGACATTAGCGGAAAAGCTGTCATGGAAGCAGATTGTGAAACAGAAACCTTTCAATCAGAAGGGAAATGCAAAATCAGCGGGCTTTTAAATGCAGACCAGGTGATCATTAAGCTTTCTGCAGGGGAAAGCTATGCGCGGGAGATCGGCTGCCGCCATCTTCAAGTGACCTGCAGAAAAGGAATGCTGACATTGCTCAGATTGATGCCGCAGCCTGTTCTAACAGCAGAGCTGATCGAAGGTGACGTGATTGAATTGACAAATACAAAGGCGAAAACCGTGCGCGGTAATAAAGTGATCATCGGCCCGGATTGCCAGATTGAAACCGTCGAATACAGCGGGGACTATACCTGTGATCCAAGCGCGTCGGTTGAAACATCCACAAAGTTGTAA
- the yhbF gene encoding conserved protein involved in sporulation (Evidence 4: Unknown function but conserved in other organisms; PubMedId: 12562816, 20617312; Product type cp: cell process): METTKLGNLKLYGAGHAAGGAYHNVSIKGEGIVGEGLSAVGCRIYGTGLFLGKAETERLRVLGESECKGDLTAGKINIYGTMKVSGSLQFDRFNLKGQTEIGGNMTGESCDVKGKLSVIGDCETEMFHVTGCVDVSGLLNSGEIKLGLSHDISHVQEIGGTTITVKRRASFFSRKKGKLIADVIEGDRVYLENTEAAVVRGKEVIIGPGCSIGTIEYEYKCECDPHSQIKEKTKL; this comes from the coding sequence ATGGAGACAACAAAACTGGGAAATTTAAAATTATATGGCGCTGGGCATGCCGCAGGAGGCGCGTATCACAATGTCAGCATCAAAGGAGAAGGTATAGTTGGAGAAGGGCTGTCTGCTGTAGGCTGCCGCATATACGGAACGGGCCTTTTTCTCGGAAAAGCAGAGACTGAGCGGCTGCGTGTGCTCGGAGAAAGTGAATGTAAAGGCGATCTGACAGCCGGCAAAATCAATATATATGGGACAATGAAAGTCAGCGGCTCACTTCAATTTGATCGATTCAATCTGAAAGGCCAGACTGAAATTGGCGGGAATATGACTGGAGAATCCTGCGATGTGAAAGGGAAGCTTAGCGTAATAGGTGATTGTGAAACAGAAATGTTCCATGTCACAGGCTGTGTTGATGTATCGGGGTTATTAAATTCGGGTGAGATCAAGCTGGGATTGAGCCATGATATAAGCCATGTGCAGGAAATCGGCGGAACAACAATTACAGTGAAAAGACGCGCGAGTTTTTTTAGCCGGAAGAAAGGGAAGCTGATCGCCGATGTCATAGAAGGAGATCGGGTTTATTTGGAGAATACCGAAGCGGCAGTTGTCAGGGGAAAAGAAGTGATCATCGGGCCGGGATGCAGCATCGGAACGATTGAGTACGAATACAAATGTGAATGCGATCCGCATTCACAGATTAAAGAAAAAACAAAACTGTAA
- the prkA gene encoding serine protein kinase (involved in sporulation) (Evidence 1a: Function from experimental evidences in the studied strain; PubMedId: 8626065, 12662922, 25983726, 27806131; Product type e: enzyme), with protein sequence MDILKKIEKYREEEQRLKWEGTFADYLEIIKENPMVAQSAHSRVFNMIKDSGIEEIDGRKKYSFFDRELFGLEESLERLVEEYFHPAAKRLDVRKRILLLMGPVSGGKSTLVTMLKKGLEAYTLTDNGAVYAIKGCPMHEDPLHLIPHHLRDDFYREYGIRIEGSLSPLNVMRLEEEYGGRIEDVKVERIFFSEDKRTGIGTFSPSDPKSQDIADLTGSIDFSTIAEYGSESDPRAYRFDGELNKANRGMMEFQEMLKCDEKFLWHLLSLTQEGNFKAGRFALISADELIVAHTNETEYRSFISNKKNEALHSRIIVMPVPYNLKVSEEERIYEKMIAESDVADVHIAPHTLKVAAMFSILTRLKEPKRSDIDLVKKMRLYDGESVEGYNSVDVEDMKKEYNDEGMSGIDPRYVINRISSTIIRKNMESINSLDVLRSLKEGLDQHPSISSEDRERYLNFISAARKEYDDIAKKEVQKAFVYSYEESAKTLMDNYLDNVEAYCNKNKLRDPLTGEEMNPDEKLMRSIEEQIGISENAKKAFREEILIRISAYARKGKRFDYNSHERLREAIQKKLFADLKDVVKITTSTKTPDEQQLKKVNEVVARLIDEHGYNSTSANELLKYVGSLLNR encoded by the coding sequence ATGGATATATTAAAGAAAATTGAAAAGTACAGAGAGGAAGAGCAGCGGCTGAAATGGGAAGGAACTTTCGCCGATTATTTGGAGATTATTAAAGAAAATCCGATGGTCGCGCAATCTGCTCATTCTCGAGTTTTTAATATGATAAAAGACAGCGGGATAGAGGAGATTGACGGACGCAAGAAGTACAGTTTTTTTGACCGCGAGCTGTTCGGGCTTGAAGAATCTCTGGAGCGTCTTGTGGAAGAGTATTTTCATCCGGCTGCCAAACGTCTAGATGTCAGAAAGCGGATTCTATTGCTGATGGGGCCTGTGAGCGGCGGTAAATCCACGCTGGTCACAATGCTTAAAAAAGGTCTCGAAGCGTACACGCTGACAGATAATGGCGCTGTATATGCGATTAAAGGCTGCCCGATGCACGAGGACCCTCTACATTTAATCCCCCATCATTTACGCGATGACTTTTACAGAGAATACGGCATTAGAATAGAAGGAAGTCTTTCTCCTTTAAATGTCATGAGGCTGGAGGAAGAGTACGGAGGAAGAATTGAGGATGTGAAGGTGGAGCGCATCTTCTTTTCAGAAGATAAGCGTACGGGAATTGGAACATTCAGTCCCTCTGATCCGAAATCTCAGGATATTGCCGATTTGACGGGGAGTATTGATTTCTCAACAATCGCCGAGTACGGTTCAGAATCAGATCCGCGCGCTTATCGATTTGACGGAGAGCTGAATAAAGCGAACCGCGGGATGATGGAGTTTCAGGAGATGCTGAAATGTGATGAGAAATTTCTCTGGCATTTGCTTTCCTTGACACAGGAAGGGAATTTTAAAGCTGGGCGGTTTGCGTTAATTTCTGCTGATGAGCTGATCGTGGCTCACACGAATGAAACGGAGTATCGCTCATTTATTTCTAATAAGAAGAATGAAGCCCTGCACTCAAGAATCATCGTGATGCCGGTTCCTTATAATTTAAAAGTGTCTGAGGAAGAGAGAATTTATGAAAAAATGATTGCAGAAAGCGATGTGGCGGATGTTCATATTGCCCCGCATACGTTGAAGGTCGCCGCGATGTTCTCAATCCTTACCCGGTTAAAAGAGCCGAAGCGGTCGGATATTGATCTGGTCAAGAAAATGAGACTGTATGATGGGGAAAGTGTGGAAGGATATAACTCTGTCGACGTTGAGGATATGAAAAAAGAATATAATGATGAAGGCATGAGCGGAATTGATCCGCGGTACGTGATCAACCGGATTTCTTCAACGATTATCAGAAAAAATATGGAATCGATTAATTCTCTCGATGTCCTTCGCTCCTTAAAAGAAGGTCTTGATCAGCACCCATCAATTTCAAGCGAGGACAGGGAGCGGTATTTGAATTTTATCTCTGCCGCCCGCAAGGAATATGACGATATTGCGAAAAAGGAAGTTCAAAAAGCGTTTGTTTATTCATATGAAGAATCAGCAAAAACACTTATGGACAATTACCTCGATAACGTAGAGGCCTATTGCAATAAAAACAAGCTTCGTGATCCTTTGACAGGAGAGGAAATGAACCCTGACGAAAAGCTGATGAGATCCATCGAAGAGCAGATCGGCATTTCGGAAAACGCCAAAAAAGCGTTCCGCGAAGAAATTTTAATCCGCATCTCGGCCTATGCGAGAAAAGGCAAGCGGTTTGATTACAATTCCCATGAAAGACTGCGTGAAGCTATTCAGAAAAAGCTGTTTGCTGATCTGAAGGATGTCGTTAAAATTACGACCTCAACAAAAACGCCGGATGAGCAGCAGCTGAAAAAGGTAAATGAAGTCGTGGCCCGTTTAATTGATGAGCACGGCTACAACTCGACGAGCGCCAATGAGCTGCTGAAATATGTCGGCAGCCTGCTGAACCGATAA
- the yhbH gene encoding factor involved in shape determination (Evidence 1a: Function from experimental evidences in the studied strain; PubMedId: 11988534, 12662922, 14523133, 25983726; Product type f: factor), with protein MSQNDSGHFLISEENWSLHRKGFDDQQRHQKKVQEAIKNNLPDLVTEESIIMSNGKDVVKIPIRSLDEYKIRYNYDKNKHVGQGDGESQVGDVVARDGSDKKQGPGKGQGAGDQAGEDYYEAEVSLMDLEEALFKELELPNLQQKERDNIIHTDIEFNDIRKTGLTGNIDKKRTMMSAFKRNAMSGKPSFYPIYPEDLKYKTWNDITKPESKAVVLAMMDTSGSMGVWEKYMARSFFFWMTRFLRTKYETVEIEFIAHHTEARVVSEEDFFSKGESGGTICSSVYRKSLELIDEKYNPARYNIYPFHFSDGDNLTSDNARCVKLVNDIMKKANLFCYGEVNQYNRHSTLMSAYKNVKDEKFKYYILKQKSDVFQALKNFFRNEESGVSHQFS; from the coding sequence ATGTCCCAAAATGACAGCGGCCATTTTTTGATTTCTGAGGAAAACTGGTCCCTCCATCGCAAAGGCTTCGATGACCAGCAGCGCCACCAGAAAAAAGTGCAGGAAGCGATCAAAAACAATCTTCCGGACCTCGTAACTGAGGAAAGCATTATTATGTCTAATGGAAAAGATGTAGTGAAGATCCCAATCCGTTCACTTGATGAGTATAAAATCCGTTATAACTATGATAAAAATAAACATGTAGGGCAAGGAGACGGCGAGAGCCAGGTTGGAGATGTTGTGGCCCGGGATGGATCAGACAAAAAACAAGGGCCTGGAAAAGGGCAGGGTGCCGGTGATCAGGCAGGCGAGGATTATTATGAAGCGGAAGTTTCATTAATGGATTTAGAAGAAGCGCTTTTTAAAGAATTAGAGCTTCCGAATCTCCAGCAAAAAGAGCGGGACAATATCATTCATACAGATATCGAGTTTAATGATATCCGTAAAACAGGGTTAACCGGTAATATTGATAAGAAAAGAACGATGATGTCAGCCTTTAAACGAAACGCAATGTCAGGAAAACCGTCGTTCTACCCAATTTATCCGGAGGACCTGAAATATAAGACGTGGAATGACATCACAAAGCCCGAATCAAAAGCCGTCGTTTTAGCCATGATGGATACAAGCGGCAGTATGGGGGTTTGGGAAAAATACATGGCCAGAAGCTTCTTTTTCTGGATGACCCGTTTTTTGCGGACAAAATACGAGACTGTGGAAATTGAATTTATTGCCCATCATACAGAAGCAAGAGTGGTCTCGGAGGAGGATTTTTTCTCAAAGGGAGAAAGCGGCGGAACAATTTGTTCTTCCGTATATCGGAAGTCGCTTGAGCTTATTGATGAAAAGTACAATCCCGCCCGCTATAACATTTACCCGTTTCATTTTTCTGACGGTGACAACCTGACATCTGATAACGCGCGCTGTGTGAAGCTGGTCAATGATATTATGAAGAAGGCCAATCTGTTTTGCTACGGCGAGGTCAATCAGTACAACAGGCATTCAACGTTAATGTCTGCATATAAAAATGTAAAAGATGAGAAATTTAAGTACTATATTTTAAAACAGAAATCTGATGTTTTTCAGGCTCTAAAGAACTTTTTCAGAAATGAAGAGTCTGGTGTAAGCCATCAATTTTCGTAA